In the Candidatus Methylomirabilis sp. genome, GCCGGGAGACGCTGGCCGAGACGATGAATGCCAGCATCAATCAGGTGCTCGCGCGCACCCTGATGACCGCGGTCACCACCCTGCTGGCCGTGCTGGCCCTGCTCCTCGTCGGGGGGGAGGTCCTCCGCGATTTCGCCCTCTCCCTCTTCCTCGGGATCATCGTGGGGACCTATTCCTCCTGGTTCGTGGCCAGCCCCATCGTCTACGAGTGGCGCCTGGCCGCGGATCGTCGCCGGCGCCGCCCCGCCTGAGCCTGACCGCTGAACCCCTTGATATTATTGCCCTGGCATGCGAATTGCTCGGCTCCGTCAGGGCGAGTCGCAGTGCCCCCTCCACGGTCGGTGGTGCAGTATCGAGGAGCTCCAGGATGGCCACGCGGGGGTGGTTCCGGCGGAGAAACCTCCTCATCCATCCCACGTATCAGCTGGCGAGCGCCCTGACCGCCATCGTCTATATCCTCGCCTACTCGATGCTCCTCGGTTTCCTCATCTTCCTCCCCCTCGAGTGGGAGTTCGGTGCCGCCGTGGACTTCCCGGAGCAGCTCGAGCTGGCGCAGCAGATCCTGCGGCTGCACGGGCGGGTCTGGCCGAGCATCCTCATCATTGCTCTCCTCGTGGGGATCCATGCGGTTCTGGGGGCCCACCGGACAGCCGGGCCGCTCTTCCGCCTGCAGGAGACGCTGCGGGCGTACGCGCGCGGGGAGTTCGGCCTGCGCATGCGGCTCCGGCGGGCGGACCGGTTCCGGGAGTTGGAGACCTGCGTGAACG is a window encoding:
- a CDS encoding methyl-accepting chemotaxis protein, with the translated sequence MATRGWFRRRNLLIHPTYQLASALTAIVYILAYSMLLGFLIFLPLEWEFGAAVDFPEQLELAQQILRLHGRVWPSILIIALLVGIHAVLGAHRTAGPLFRLQETLRAYARGEFGLRMRLRRADRFRELETCVNELGASLEERRTRLEARREHAAKGTETLRRYLHGRGGSDPQAESLLAQVRDELEAMRWEVEARGTA